The following proteins are encoded in a genomic region of Oncorhynchus tshawytscha isolate Ot180627B unplaced genomic scaffold, Otsh_v2.0 Un_contig_8761_pilon_pilon, whole genome shotgun sequence:
- the LOC112239354 gene encoding ethylmalonyl-CoA decarboxylase → MVLSAARQHLLGGIRLGAWGQHLLRGSRLGAWGQHLLGGIGSVYTDAKGFQEKEIREKLQAFPGGSIDLVKQESGIAVLTVNNPARMNAFSGSMMVELEERVSQLEEWTEGKGLIIQGAAGTFCSGSDLNAVRAISNPQDGMKMCTFMQNALTRLLRLPLLSVALVEGNALGGGAELTTACDFRLMAPGSVIQFVHKHMGLVPGWGGAARLVRIVGGQNALKMLGGALKIDPEMGLQIGLADGVLEGSLAGSGANALLEAEQWLGCYTTGPAPVIRAIKSVVVSGRELPLEVALRTERDVFGTVWGGPANLQALATKAKHK, encoded by the exons ATGGTTCTGTCTGCAGCCAGGCAGCACCTTCTCGGGGGCATTCGGCTTGGTGCCTGGGGGCAGCACCTCCTCAGGGGGAGTCGGCTTGGTGCCTGGGGGCAGCACCTCCTCGGGGGGATTGGATCAGTTTACACCGATGCCAAGGGGTTCCAGGAGAAGGAGATCAGAGAGAAACTCCAAGCTTTCCCTGGGGGATCTATAGACCTTGTCAAACAGGAGTCGGGCATCGCTGTACTGACCGTCAACAACCCTGCTCGCATGAACGCTTTCTCTG GTTCCATGATGgtggagctggaggagagggtgtCCCAGCTAGAGGAGTGGACGGAGGGCAAAGGTCTCATCATCCAGGGGGCTGCTGGGACATTCTGCTCTGGGTCAGATCTCAACGCAGTCAGGGCTATATCCAACCCTCAG GATGGGATGAAGATGTGTACGTTCATGCAGAATGCCCTGACCAGACTACTGAG GTTACCTCTGTTGTCTGTAGCTCTGGTGGAAGGGAACGCACTGGGGGGAGGAGCTGAACTCACTACTGCCTGTGACTTTAG GTTGATGGCGCCGGGCAGTGTGATCCAGTTTGTCCATAAACACATGGGTCTGGTCCCTGGTTGGGGCGGTGCAGCTAGATTGGTACGCATCGTAGGCGGCCAGAACGCCCTGAAGATGCTGGGTGGCGCTTTGAAAATAGACCCAGAGATGGGGCTTCAGATTGGGCTTGCGGACGGGGTCCTGGAAGGTTCCCTGGCTGGGTCTGGAGCCAATGCCCTCCTGGAGGCAGAGCAGTGGTTGGGATGCTACACCACGGGTCCAGCCCCGGTCATCAGAGCCATAAAGAGCGTGGTGgtgtctgggagagagctgcccctgGAGGTGGCCCTGAGGACTGAGAGGGACGTGTTCGGGACAGTGTGGGGAGGACCGGCTAACCTACAGGCTCTGGCCACTAAGGCCAAACACAAGTGA
- the LOC121843697 gene encoding 60S ribosomal protein L30-like: MVATKKTKKSLESINSRLQLVMKSGKYVLGYKQTQRMIRQGKAKLVILANNTPALRKSEIEYYAMLAKTGVHHYSGNNIELGTACGKYFRVCTLAIIDPGDSDIIRSMPDQPQGRSSLVASLPFLCRCILV, from the exons AAAAAGTCCCTGGAGTCCATCAACTCTCGTCTTCAGCTGGTGATGAAGAGTGGTAAATACGTACTGGGCTACAAACAGACTCAGAGGATGATCCGCCAGGGCAAAGCCAAGCTGGTCATCCTGGCCAACAACACACCTGCTCTCAG GAAATCAGAGATCGAGTACTATGCGATGCTGGCTAAGACTGGGGTCCACCACTACAGTGGGAACAACATAGAGCTTGGCACGGCCTGTGGAAAGTACTTCAGAGTCTGTACCCTGGCCATCATTGACCCTG GTGATTCAGACATCATCAGGAGTATGCCTGATCAGCCACAGGGGAGAAGTAGTCTAGTTGCGTCACTTCCATTTCTCTGTAGATGTATTTTGGTATAA